A region from the Clavibacter sp. A6099 genome encodes:
- a CDS encoding VOC family protein — MTTSPDRPRLLQTVLDAPDPRRLAEFYRELLGFRYRPGDAPEETGPDPDWLVLVDGDGSRRLAFQLAPGMPAPRWPKGSPPQMLHLDLTVGSVADLERQRSRAVALGAAVLQDRSADEDEPLYVLRDPAGHPFCVFVAPEPSGAQDL; from the coding sequence ATGACCACCTCGCCCGACCGCCCGCGCCTGCTGCAGACCGTGCTCGACGCGCCGGATCCGCGTCGCCTCGCCGAGTTCTACCGCGAGCTCCTCGGCTTCCGGTACCGGCCGGGCGACGCGCCCGAGGAGACGGGGCCGGATCCCGACTGGCTGGTGCTCGTCGACGGCGACGGATCCCGCCGCCTCGCCTTCCAGCTCGCGCCCGGCATGCCCGCGCCCCGCTGGCCCAAGGGATCGCCGCCGCAGATGCTGCACCTCGACCTCACCGTCGGATCCGTCGCCGACCTCGAGCGCCAGCGGTCGCGGGCGGTCGCGCTCGGCGCCGCGGTGCTGCAGGACCGGTCGGCGGATGAGGACGAGCCCCTCTACGTGCTGCGGGATCCCGCCGGCCACCCGTTCTGCGTCTTCGTCGCGCCGGAGCCCTCGGGGGCCCAGGACCTCTAG
- a CDS encoding isochorismatase family protein, which translates to MTASTALLVIDLQVGVLPGCLDADGVVARTSSLVGRARANGTPVVWIQDHHGFAVGDPDWALVPPLARAAGEPLVRKAHRDSFADTDLAEVLARLGTTRIVVAGAQTDYCVRTTLQSAAARGFDVTLVGDAHTTADALHEGVAIGAAQIVAHTDLYFATLRHPGIVSTVELHDTVTL; encoded by the coding sequence ATGACCGCATCCACCGCCCTCCTCGTGATCGATCTCCAGGTCGGGGTGCTGCCCGGCTGCCTCGACGCCGACGGGGTGGTGGCGCGCACTTCGTCGCTCGTCGGGCGCGCCCGCGCGAACGGGACCCCGGTGGTGTGGATCCAGGACCACCACGGCTTCGCGGTGGGCGACCCCGACTGGGCGCTCGTGCCGCCGCTCGCGCGGGCGGCCGGCGAGCCGCTCGTGCGGAAGGCGCATCGCGACTCCTTCGCCGACACCGACCTCGCCGAGGTGCTCGCGCGGCTCGGGACCACGCGGATCGTGGTCGCGGGCGCCCAGACCGACTACTGCGTGCGCACGACGCTGCAGAGCGCCGCCGCACGCGGGTTCGACGTGACGCTCGTCGGTGATGCGCACACCACGGCGGATGCGCTGCACGAGGGCGTCGCGATCGGCGCGGCGCAGATCGTGGCCCACACCGACCTCTACTTCGCGACGCTGCGGCACCCGGGGATCGTGTCGACCGTCGAGCTGCACGACACCGTGACGCTCTAG